Within Oribacterium sp. oral taxon 102, the genomic segment CGTCGCCTCCGGCGTGAGATCCCGCGGGGAAAATCCGGTGCCGCCCGTCGTGAGGATCAGGCTCAGCTGTCTCTGATCTGCCAGCCGGATGAGCTCCGCAGTGAGCTTCGCCCTGCCGTCCGGCAGCACCAGCCTCTCCCGCACCAGATATCCGTTTTCCCGAAGAAGCGCCTCGATCAGCGGTCCGGACCGGTCGTCATACTCTCCCGCGGATGCCCGATCGGAGAGCGTGATAACCGCCGCCGTGAACGGACGATCCGGTGCTGCCGGAATCAGCTCTACGGGATCTCCGGGACGGACGATGCCGCCCCTTATGACCTCGGCGAAGACACCCTCCCGCGGCATGATGCAGTCTCCCATCTTCTTGAAGATCTCACAATGACTGTGGCACGCCTTCCCGATCTGGCTAAGCTCCAGAAGGCAGTCCCCGATCCGAATGCCGCTTCCCACCGGGATCCGCTTCAGATCGAAGCCCTCCACGACGATATTCTCCCCGAAAGCGCCGAAGTCAACCACTGCCCCTCTCTTTCGGAACGCGTCGATCTGCTCAAAGGCAAGCAGGCTGACCTGACGATGCCATTTCCCGGCGTGCGCGTCCCCCTCTATGCCCCAGCTCTCCCGAAGCCGGATCTCTGCAGCCGCCTTCTTCTGCGTCCCCTTCCGTTCGCTGACGCAGACTGCCAGTACCTTCCCCACTTCAGCCTCCTATCCTTACCATTTCCTTCTCTTCCGTGATCTCTGAAATATGCTCGAAATGATGCGCCTCCGGCTTGCCTGCGACCGCCTCCCGGATCGCTCTTTCGAGTCGGCGCTGCCGTTCTATGTCACCGCTGCTCCCGCCGTCCCGCAGAATCGGCATCAGATCCACACTCTCCCCGTAGCAGAGGCAGGGCTTCAGCTTCCCGACAGAGGTCAGACGGATGCGGTTGCAGGCACCGCAGAATTTCCCATGCATTGCACTGATGAAGCCAATCGTACCCTGAAAGCCCGGAATCCGGATATAGACCGCCGGCCCGTTCCCATGCGTCCGCTCGTCCCATTCCAGTCCGCTATAGCTCTCCCGGAAGCGCTGCAGAAGCTCCTCATTGTAGACCGCCGGAAATTTTCTGCCGTAGCCGATCGGCATCATTTCAATGAAGCGAACGTCCAGCGGACGCGTGCGTGCAAGCTCCGCGAGCGCCCTCCATTCCCCGTCATTCACACCCCTTTGCAGCACCGCATTGAGCTTCACCGGAATGCCCGAAGCGACACTCTCCTCGATTCCCCTCAGTACCCGCGCAAGCTCCGCGTAACCGGTGATCTCTCTGTATTTCTCCGCATCCAGCGTATCCAGGCTGATATTCACCCCGTCTATCCCGGCGGCTCTCAGCGCCGGCAGCTTCTCCGAGAGGAGCAGCCCGTTCGTGGTGAGCGTCACCTGCTCCACGCCCGGGAGCGCCTTCAGCCTGCCGATAAACGCCTCCGCATGGAGACGCACCAGCGGCTCGCCGCCGGTCACCTTGAAACGAGTAATGCCCGCCCGTACCGCCGCCGCCGCAATCTCCAGCAGCTCCTCATAGCTAAGGAGCGCCGGCATCGGCAGCTTGTCCCGAAGTCCCTCCGGCATGCAGTAGCGGCAGCGCAGATTACAGCGATCCGTGATCGACAGGCGCATATAATTGATGCTTCGATTGTATCGATCCCTCATGCTCTCCCAACTCTCCGACGGCACGCCGCCAATCAGACCCGCTCCGCCATGACATCCAGCACGCCGCCGCAGACCATTCCCTCCTCTGCCGCCGCGGAATCCAGCAGATCTACATGGAAAATCGCGAGCCGCTCTTCTCCCAGCAGGAGCTCCTGCCCTCTCTGCACCACCTCCGCCTCGGCGCAGCCGCCGCCGATGGTGCCGATGCAGCGCCGATCCGGCAGCAGCAGCATCTTCGTCCCGATCTCTCTCGGTGCGGAGCCCTTCCGGCGGATGATCGTACAGAGCAGCTTCTGCCCCTCCTCCGCCTCTTCTCCGGCTCCCACAACGCCCTCGACGATCTCCTTCGGATAGCCGAAGGCGCGCCTCCTCCGGTTCTTCACCTGAATGATCTCCGCCATCACGGAAACCGCGATTTCCTCCGGCGTCTCCGCGCCGATGGCGAGTCCGATCGGGGTATAGACACTGTCCAGCAGCGCTCTGTCTATTCCCTCCGCTTCCAGCGCCTCCTTCACGAAACGGACTCTCCGCTTCGAGCCCATCATGCCGATATAGGCATGCGGCTTCGATGTGATCACACGGAGACAGTCCTGATCGTAGCGATGTCCCCTCGTCACAATGATAAAATAGCAGTCCCTGTCGCTCGGAAGTGCCTTAAGCGCCTCCGTGAAATCCTCGCAGAGCACCGTATCCGCGCCCGCCCGCCTCGCATTCTCTGCGAAAACCGGCCGATCCTCGATCACCGTCACCGCGCAGCCCATCAGCTTCCCGATCCGGATCATCGCGATGGAGACGTGTCCCGCACCGCAGATGATCAGACGCTTCTCCCTGCCGAGCAGCTCCGCATAAACCTGCCTGCCGTAAAGCGTAAGGATACCGCTCTCCGAGATCGCCTCGACCTCCTCCCGCCTCTCCTGGAAGAAGCCGCCCGTCTTCTCCGTCCAGAACAGTCTGTGATTGGACAAAAGCGCCTTTTCCCCCGCCTCCTGCCCGTCCAGCAGGGTCAGGACATAGTTCTCTGTATTCGGATTCAGCTCGTCGAGCTCCTTCCAAAATTCTCTCGTCATACGTCCCCCTTATCTCCCGAAGGAACAGTTCGGAAAGGTACAGACCGGGCAGTTCAGGCAAAGCCCGCCCTCTCCGAGCCGGTCGATATCCGCCTTCTCCAGCAGTTCTCCTGCGAGAAGCCGGGGGAGGATCAGGTCGAAGATCGTCCGCTTCGCATACATGACGCAGCCGGGCAGCCCCAGAATCGGAATGCTGCTCTCCCCGTAATAGGCGAGCATGAACATCGCCCCCGGCAGCACCGGCGCGCCGTAGCTCACGACCCGATCCGCCGCGGTTCGGATCGCGAGCGGCGTCCTGTCATCCGGGTCCACCGACATCCCGCCGGTACAGATCACCATATCCGCACCCATAGAGAGAAGCTTCCGGATCGCCGCGGCCTCCATCTCCGTATCGTCGGAGCAAAGCTCATGCCCGATGATTTCCGTGTCAAACTCTGAGAGCTTCTGCCGGATCACCGGTGTGAAGGTATCCTCGATTCTGTGGTAGTAAACCTCATTGCCTGTTGTCACGATCCCGATCTTCCGACGCTGAAACGGCAGCAGCCGGAGGATCGGCGCGCCTGCCGCGGCCTCCCGCGCCCGTTCCATTTTTTCCTTTTCAATGATAAGCGGGATCACCCTCGTCCCCGCGAGCTTGTCTCCCTTTTTTACCGGGAAATCTCCGTGTCTTGTCGCGATCATCATCTCTCCGAGGGCATTTACGGCGCGAAGACGCGCGCGGTCGATCTTCAGTACGCCGTCGCAGTCCGCGATCAGCTCGACCTTCCCCTCCCTGATCTCCGAGGGGTGCATATTTTCGCCTGCACAGAGCGCATAGAGCAGCCCCGCCGCCTCGTCCTCGTGCAGCATATCCTCATTGACCTCCCAGATATAGATGTGATCCTTGCCGACCGAGAGCAGAACCGGCACATCCTCCTCCCGAATGATGTGTCCCTTCCGGAATACCGGCCCCTTCTTCACATCCTTGATGATCTGGGTAATGTCGTGACAGAGCATCTGCCCTACCGCATCCTCCGTGCGCATCAGCTTCATAAACTCTCCCTCATTTCTCCTGACAAAGACTCATACCTGCCGCACCGCTGAAAATTCCGACAGGGGGATTTATAGTATCATCCCACTTTTTATAGATATTATACTATTTAAGGCAATAAAATGCACTGATTTTTTTTTATATTTCAAAAATCATTTTAGGTTCACAGGAATAGTCCGTATCTCTTCAGGAATTGTCCGCTCCGGAAAATCCCCTGCAGGGGAGAACTACCCCTGTGGAATGCCAGTGTGCTCTATATAAAGGGGACTGCCGAAGCAGTCCCCCCTGAAAATCTCACAGCGCCCGCAGCCGGAACCTCTGCGCGTCCCGCTCGCTGTCCGCGAGCTCGATCTCCGCACCGAGCCCCCGCAGCTTCTCCTCGAAATGCTCATAGCCTCTCTGGATATAGCCGATTTCATTCACGGTCGTGACGCCCTCCGCGCAGAGTCCCGCGATCACGAGCGCCGCACCTGCGCGGAGATCCAGCGCATTCACGCTGGCGCCGCTCAGCCGCTTCACGCCCTCGACCACGGCGACATTCCCGTCAACCTTGATCCTGCTTCCCATCCGCGCGAGCTCGTCTACATAGCGGAAGCGATTCTCGAAGATGGACTCTGTCACGACAGAGCTGCCTCTCGCGAGCGCCAGCGTCACCGTGATCTGCGGCTGCATATCTGTCGGAAAGCCCGGATAAGGGAGCGTCTTCACATCCGTCGGGCGCTGCATCACACTGCCGATGACCCGAACTGCCTCGTCATATTCGATGATGGTATTGCCCATCTCGAGCAGCTTCGCCGAGATAGACTCGAGATGCTTCGGAATCACGTTTTTGATCAGGACGTCGCCTCGGCTCGCCGCCGCTGCACACATGAAGGTGCCCGCCTCAATCTGATCCGGAATCACGGCATAGCTCGTCCCATGCAGCCTGCGCACGCCGCGGATACGGATCGTATCCGTTCCCGCACCGCGGATATTCGCACCCATACTGTTCAGGAAATTCGCAACATCGACGATATGCGGCTCCTTCGCCACATTCTCAATGATGGTTCTGCCCTCTGCGAGCACCGCCGCCAGCATAATATTGATCGTCGCCCCCACGGAAACCACATCCAGATAGATGTGCGCGCCCCGGAGTCCCTCCTCCGCTTCTGCCGCGACACAGCCGTTCCGGATCTGCACCTCGCTTCCCAGTGCCCGAAAGCCCTTGATATGCTGATCGATCGGCCGGGAACCGATCGCACAGCCTCCCGGAAGCGGGACATTCGCACGCTGATACTTGCCGAGAAGCGCCCCGATGAAATAGTAGGAGGCGCGGATTCTCCGGATGAACTCGTCGTCAACCGAGACGCCGCTCACCTCCGAGGCAAGAATCGAGACAGTGTGCCGGTCTGTGCGGCTCACCCTTGCGCCGATCTCCCGCAGCGCCTCCAGCATGACGTTGACATCGCGGACGTCCGGCAGATTCTCAATGATGACCTCCTCATCCGTGAGAAGTGCCCCCGCGATAATGCCCAGCGCCGCATTCTTCGCGCCGCCGATGGTGACCTCCCCATGCAGCGGTCTGCCGCCTCTCATGATAAACTGTTGTTCCATCTCTCTTCCTTCTATAACGATACGCCGGAGTCTGTCCGGAAATCCCATGCCTGCTCTGCACCGCCTAGCATTATAAGACTTCGCCTCTGAAAAAGCAAGCCGGCCCTCGCTATGCATCTCTTAGCCAAAGAGCGCCAGCATCTCCCCGGAGGTCTTCTGCCCCAGCGCCATGATATTGTTCAGGAAAAGCACCTCGCCCACCTGATGCTCCCGGATAAAGTCTGTGAGCTTCCCGCCGTAATAGCGGTAATCGACGACATAGACGTGCTGGTAATGATCCACGAGGAAGGGCGCGAAGGCATTGCCGTAGGATTCCTTGACGAGAAGGATGGACGAGCCGTCCTGTATATTCGGGTTCTCGATCTCCGTATAGGGATTGTCTCCCAGCAGGAAGGTGTTGTAGCGGTTTCCCGCCAGCATGGCAGAGCCGTCATTCACCACATGTCCCTGCAGCTCTGCACCATCCTTGTTCCGATAACGCATATCGTTGGTGCCCATCGGGATCCACGCTTCGATCCGATCCGGGTTCTGCCGAAGCGCTTCTGCACGGTTGGTCGAGAAATAGAAGGTTCCGTAGAATCCGTCATACTCTGCCTTCTGAAATTCGGAGAGTGCATG encodes:
- a CDS encoding molybdenum cofactor synthesis domain-containing protein: MGKVLAVCVSERKGTQKKAAAEIRLRESWGIEGDAHAGKWHRQVSLLAFEQIDAFRKRGAVVDFGAFGENIVVEGFDLKRIPVGSGIRIGDCLLELSQIGKACHSHCEIFKKMGDCIMPREGVFAEVIRGGIVRPGDPVELIPAAPDRPFTAAVITLSDRASAGEYDDRSGPLIEALLRENGYLVRERLVLPDGRAKLTAELIRLADQRQLSLILTTGGTGFSPRDLTPEATKEVCEREVPGIGEALRAYSLHITERAMLSRQTAGIRGGTLIVNLPGSPKACREELRYLLPVLPHGLGILRGTETD
- the moaA gene encoding GTP 3',8-cyclase MoaA encodes the protein MRDRYNRSINYMRLSITDRCNLRCRYCMPEGLRDKLPMPALLSYEELLEIAAAAVRAGITRFKVTGGEPLVRLHAEAFIGRLKALPGVEQVTLTTNGLLLSEKLPALRAAGIDGVNISLDTLDAEKYREITGYAELARVLRGIEESVASGIPVKLNAVLQRGVNDGEWRALAELARTRPLDVRFIEMMPIGYGRKFPAVYNEELLQRFRESYSGLEWDERTHGNGPAVYIRIPGFQGTIGFISAMHGKFCGACNRIRLTSVGKLKPCLCYGESVDLMPILRDGGSSGDIERQRRLERAIREAVAGKPEAHHFEHISEITEEKEMVRIGG
- a CDS encoding XdhC family protein, whose product is MTREFWKELDELNPNTENYVLTLLDGQEAGEKALLSNHRLFWTEKTGGFFQERREEVEAISESGILTLYGRQVYAELLGREKRLIICGAGHVSIAMIRIGKLMGCAVTVIEDRPVFAENARRAGADTVLCEDFTEALKALPSDRDCYFIIVTRGHRYDQDCLRVITSKPHAYIGMMGSKRRVRFVKEALEAEGIDRALLDSVYTPIGLAIGAETPEEIAVSVMAEIIQVKNRRRRAFGYPKEIVEGVVGAGEEAEEGQKLLCTIIRRKGSAPREIGTKMLLLPDRRCIGTIGGGCAEAEVVQRGQELLLGEERLAIFHVDLLDSAAAEEGMVCGGVLDVMAERV
- a CDS encoding molybdopterin-binding protein, yielding MKLMRTEDAVGQMLCHDITQIIKDVKKGPVFRKGHIIREEDVPVLLSVGKDHIYIWEVNEDMLHEDEAAGLLYALCAGENMHPSEIREGKVELIADCDGVLKIDRARLRAVNALGEMMIATRHGDFPVKKGDKLAGTRVIPLIIEKEKMERAREAAAGAPILRLLPFQRRKIGIVTTGNEVYYHRIEDTFTPVIRQKLSEFDTEIIGHELCSDDTEMEAAAIRKLLSMGADMVICTGGMSVDPDDRTPLAIRTAADRVVSYGAPVLPGAMFMLAYYGESSIPILGLPGCVMYAKRTIFDLILPRLLAGELLEKADIDRLGEGGLCLNCPVCTFPNCSFGR
- a CDS encoding UDP-N-acetylglucosamine 1-carboxyvinyltransferase, giving the protein MEQQFIMRGGRPLHGEVTIGGAKNAALGIIAGALLTDEEVIIENLPDVRDVNVMLEALREIGARVSRTDRHTVSILASEVSGVSVDDEFIRRIRASYYFIGALLGKYQRANVPLPGGCAIGSRPIDQHIKGFRALGSEVQIRNGCVAAEAEEGLRGAHIYLDVVSVGATINIMLAAVLAEGRTIIENVAKEPHIVDVANFLNSMGANIRGAGTDTIRIRGVRRLHGTSYAVIPDQIEAGTFMCAAAASRGDVLIKNVIPKHLESISAKLLEMGNTIIEYDEAVRVIGSVMQRPTDVKTLPYPGFPTDMQPQITVTLALARGSSVVTESIFENRFRYVDELARMGSRIKVDGNVAVVEGVKRLSGASVNALDLRAGAALVIAGLCAEGVTTVNEIGYIQRGYEHFEEKLRGLGAEIELADSERDAQRFRLRAL